In Leisingera methylohalidivorans DSM 14336, a single genomic region encodes these proteins:
- the dtd gene encoding D-aminoacyl-tRNA deacylase yields MRALIQRVSEASVTVEGKVTGEIGAGLLILICAMHGDTEAQADQLAVKISKLRIFKDEAGKMNRSVLETGGSVLVVSQFTLAADTRRGNRPGFSTAAAPAEGERLYEYFARQLSRLGLGTAKGQFGADMKVRLLNDGPVTVWMDTEQV; encoded by the coding sequence ATGCGGGCATTGATACAGCGGGTCAGCGAGGCCTCGGTCACCGTTGAGGGCAAGGTCACCGGAGAAATCGGAGCAGGGCTGCTGATCCTGATCTGCGCGATGCACGGCGACACCGAAGCCCAGGCGGACCAGCTGGCGGTCAAAATCTCCAAGCTCCGGATCTTCAAGGATGAAGCCGGCAAGATGAACCGTTCAGTGCTGGAGACCGGCGGCAGTGTGCTGGTGGTCAGCCAATTCACCCTGGCCGCCGACACCCGCCGCGGCAACCGGCCCGGGTTTTCCACCGCCGCCGCCCCTGCCGAGGGCGAACGGCTGTATGAGTATTTTGCCAGGCAACTGTCGCGGCTAGGTTTGGGAACTGCAAAAGGACAGTTCGGCGCCGACATGAAGGTCCGGCTTCTGAATGACGGCCCCGTCACGGTCTGGATGGACACAGAGCAGGTCTGA
- a CDS encoding ABC transporter substrate-binding protein, whose amino-acid sequence MNRHMQYLASQAVAGKLSRRDFLGKAAALGFTAVSANLLLSGAAKAAGPQKGGTIRLGLQGGSTTDSMDPALVTNTVGLMVTRLWGETLVELADDGGIENKLAESYEASADAKTWTFKMRPGVTYSNGQDVTAEDVVKTMERHSGEDTKSGALGIMRGIKDVRADGDSVVFELDSPNADLPYLLADYHLIIQPGGGNDDPAAAIGTGPYIMKSADMGVRFVAEKNPNYWGDLGNAETVEIIVINDDTARVAALQSGQVDVIDRVPPRTAKLVDRAPNISVHSTSAAGHYVFIMHCNTAPFDNNDVRMALKYGINRQEMVDKILNGYGTVGNDTPINASYPMYTALEQRAYDPDKAMHHLKKAGYDGEILLRTSDNSFPGAPDAAALFQQSLSSAGIKLDVKREPNDGYWSEVWNNKPFCTSYWGGRPTQDQMFTTAYLSTADWNDTRFNNEQFDQMLVAARGELDVAKRTQMYADMSTILRDEGGLICPMFNDFVEATTDKVDGWVEGVPGQVLMNGYAASKLWVKA is encoded by the coding sequence ATGAATAGACATATGCAGTATCTCGCCAGCCAGGCTGTGGCGGGCAAACTGTCGCGCCGCGACTTCCTTGGCAAGGCCGCCGCTCTGGGCTTCACCGCTGTTTCTGCCAACCTGCTGCTGTCCGGTGCTGCCAAGGCGGCCGGACCGCAAAAGGGCGGCACCATCCGTTTGGGCCTGCAGGGCGGCTCCACCACCGACAGCATGGATCCGGCCCTGGTCACCAACACCGTTGGCCTGATGGTCACCCGCCTGTGGGGGGAGACGCTGGTCGAACTGGCTGACGATGGCGGCATCGAAAACAAGCTGGCTGAAAGCTATGAGGCTTCGGCGGATGCCAAGACCTGGACCTTCAAGATGCGCCCGGGCGTCACCTATTCCAACGGCCAGGATGTCACCGCCGAAGACGTGGTCAAGACCATGGAACGCCACAGCGGCGAGGACACCAAGTCCGGCGCCCTGGGGATCATGCGCGGCATCAAGGACGTGCGCGCCGATGGCGACAGCGTCGTCTTCGAACTGGACAGCCCGAATGCCGACCTTCCCTATCTGCTGGCAGACTACCACCTGATCATTCAGCCGGGCGGCGGCAATGACGATCCCGCGGCAGCCATCGGCACCGGCCCCTACATCATGAAGTCCGCCGATATGGGCGTGCGCTTTGTGGCTGAAAAGAACCCGAACTACTGGGGAGATCTGGGCAATGCGGAAACCGTTGAAATCATTGTCATCAATGATGACACCGCCCGTGTAGCCGCGCTGCAGTCCGGCCAGGTGGATGTGATCGACCGGGTGCCGCCGCGCACCGCAAAACTGGTGGACCGTGCGCCGAACATCTCCGTGCACTCGACCTCTGCGGCCGGCCATTACGTGTTCATCATGCACTGCAACACCGCGCCGTTCGACAACAACGACGTCCGCATGGCGCTGAAATACGGCATCAACCGCCAGGAAATGGTCGACAAGATCCTGAACGGCTATGGCACGGTGGGCAACGACACGCCGATCAATGCCTCCTACCCGATGTATACCGCGCTGGAGCAGCGCGCGTATGACCCGGACAAGGCGATGCACCACCTGAAAAAGGCGGGCTATGACGGTGAAATCCTCCTGCGCACCTCGGACAATTCCTTCCCGGGCGCCCCGGATGCTGCCGCGCTGTTCCAGCAGTCGCTTTCCAGCGCGGGCATCAAACTGGACGTGAAGCGCGAGCCGAACGACGGCTACTGGTCGGAAGTCTGGAACAACAAGCCGTTCTGCACCAGCTACTGGGGCGGCCGTCCGACCCAGGACCAGATGTTCACCACCGCCTATCTGTCGACCGCGGACTGGAACGACACCCGTTTCAACAACGAGCAATTCGACCAGATGCTGGTTGCCGCCCGCGGCGAACTGGACGTCGCCAAGCGGACGCAGATGTATGCCGACATGTCGACCATCCTGCGCGACGAAGGCGGTCTGATCTGTCCGATGTTCAACGACTTTGTCGAAGCGACCACCGATAAGGTGGACGGCTGGGTCGAAGGTGTGCCCGGTCAGGTTCTGATGAACGGCTATGCCGCCAGCAAGCTGTGGGTCAAAGCCTAA
- a CDS encoding ABC transporter permease, whose protein sequence is MSPVFKLLAQRIALSLLLLLLISVVIFAGTMVLPGDVAQSILGQSATPEALANLRAELGVNDPPVQRYFAWLFGAIQGDLGTALTSGQDISEALASRFWNTLFLAFWAAVVAVPLAIFLGLLAVRFKDRWPDKLISGVTLASISIPEFLIGYVLMYLIAVKLRWFPSVAMINDSMSLFEKLNAIALPIAVLTLVVLAHMMRMTRAAILNVMQSAYIETAELKGLNAFQVIYRHAFPNAVAPIVNVVMLNLAYLVVGVVVIEVVFVYPGMGQYLVDHVSKRDVPVVQACGLIFAAVYIGLNMIADIVAILSNPRLRHPK, encoded by the coding sequence ATGTCGCCTGTTTTCAAACTCTTGGCTCAGCGCATCGCGCTGAGCCTCCTCCTTCTTCTGCTCATCTCAGTAGTGATCTTTGCCGGCACGATGGTGCTGCCCGGCGATGTCGCCCAATCGATTCTGGGCCAATCGGCAACTCCCGAAGCGCTTGCCAACCTGAGAGCTGAGCTTGGTGTCAACGATCCGCCCGTGCAGCGCTATTTTGCCTGGCTGTTCGGTGCCATCCAGGGCGACCTGGGCACCGCGCTCACCAGCGGCCAGGATATTTCCGAGGCCCTTGCGAGCCGCTTCTGGAATACCCTGTTCCTTGCCTTCTGGGCGGCCGTGGTTGCGGTGCCCCTGGCCATTTTTCTGGGCCTGCTCGCCGTCCGCTTCAAGGACCGCTGGCCCGACAAGCTGATCTCCGGCGTCACTCTCGCCTCGATCTCCATTCCCGAATTCCTGATCGGCTATGTGCTGATGTATCTCATCGCGGTGAAGCTGCGGTGGTTCCCGTCGGTGGCGATGATCAACGACTCGATGAGCCTGTTCGAAAAGCTCAACGCCATCGCCCTGCCGATCGCCGTGCTGACCCTGGTGGTGCTGGCGCACATGATGCGGATGACTCGTGCGGCGATCCTCAACGTGATGCAGTCGGCCTATATCGAAACTGCCGAGCTGAAGGGGCTCAACGCCTTTCAGGTGATCTACCGGCATGCGTTCCCGAACGCGGTTGCCCCTATCGTTAATGTGGTGATGCTGAACCTTGCCTATCTGGTGGTCGGCGTCGTGGTGATCGAGGTGGTATTCGTCTACCCCGGCATGGGCCAGTATCTGGTCGACCATGTATCCAAGCGTGACGTCCCTGTGGTGCAGGCCTGCGGCCTGATCTTCGCCGCCGTCTATATCGGTCTCAATATGATTGCCGATATCGTTGCAATCCTGAGCAACCCGCGTCTGAGGCATCCGAAATGA